A portion of the Aphelocoma coerulescens isolate FSJ_1873_10779 chromosome 1, UR_Acoe_1.0, whole genome shotgun sequence genome contains these proteins:
- the WBP4 gene encoding WW domain-binding protein 4 isoform X3, which translates to MADYWKSQPKKFCDYCKCWIADNRPSIEFHERGKNHKENVAKRISEIKKKSLEKAKEEENMSKEFAAMEEAAMKAYQEDMKRLGIKPGNDVGSSSTQSKMQSNTVETKGKKEKKEKKEKKEKKKKTSQDASMPPKIDTKEWVQGLSPEGYTYYYNTKTGESQWEKPKGFQGNSQNSQTGAEWVEGVTEDGHTYYYNTQTGVSTWEKPDGFVSSSNEKGQRDKPAETASESDSEDSENEAESPETNFKRKGDNGEESEEGKKSPKAKKLSPYGKWREVKSEETVDKEESTSASQETSSDGSNKTNPYGKWKALKEVGEEQEEEEEAGEKVDLELPSTESDNVAAPVLEDPEEETVIFREKTVTSLGDLTEGVPTFKKRKFENGKSRNLRQRLSDQ; encoded by the exons AT ggCCGATTACTGGAAATCTCAGCCTAAAAAATTCTGCGATTACTGCAAGTGCTGGATAGCAGACAACAGACCT AGCATTGAGTTTCATGAAAGAGGAAAGAATCATAAAGAAAATGTGGCAAAAAGAATTAGTGAG attaaaaagaaaagcttggaaaaggcaaaagaagaagaaaacatgtCAAAAGAATTTGCAGCAATGGAGGAGGCTGCAATGAAAGCATATCAAGAGGATATGAAAAGGCTTGGAATTAAGCCAGGTA ATGATGTAGGTTCCAGTTCAACACAGAGTAAAATGCAGAGCAACACAGTGGAaactaaaggaaagaaagaaaagaaagagaagaaagaaaagaaagaaaagaaaaaaaagacatctcAGGATGCCTCAATGCCACCAAAAATTGATACGAAGGAGTGGGTGCAAGGATTATCTCCTGAAGGCTATACATACTACTACAACACAAAAACTGGAG aatcACAGTGGGAGAAACCTAAAGGATTCCAAGGCAACTCTCAAAACTCACAAACG GGAGCAGAGTGGGTAGAAGGTGTCACTGAAGATGGTCATACCTATTACTATAACACACAAACTGGAG TATCCACATGGGAGAAACCGGatggttttgtttcctcttcAAATGAGAAGGGTCAGCGTGACAAGCCTGCTGAAACAGCGTCTGAATCAGACTCAGAAGATAGTGAGAATGAAGCAGAGAGTCCAGAAACAAACTTCAAG agGAAAGGAGATAATGGTGAAGAatcagaggaagggaaaaaatctcCTAAAGCTAAAAAGTTAAGCCCTTATGGGAAATGGCGAGAAGTTAAGTCAGAAGAAACCGTGGATAAAGAGGAGAGTACATCAGCTTCCCAAGAAACCTCTAGTGATGGATCTAACAAGACCAACCCTTACGGAAAATGGAAAGCACTTAAGGAAGTAGGGGAAgaacaagaagaagaagaagaagcagg TGAAAAAGTGGACCTGGAGCTTCCAAGTACAGAGAGTGACAATGTGGCAGCCCCAGTGCTAGAGGATCCAGAAGAGGAAACAGTGATATTTAGGGAGAAGACAGTCACCTCCCTTGGAGACCTGACAGAAGGGGTGCCTACATTTAAGAAGAGGAaatttgaaaatggaaaatctAGAAACTTAAGACAAAGACTAAGTGATCAATAA
- the WBP4 gene encoding WW domain-binding protein 4 isoform X4, whose amino-acid sequence MLIPDHVWRRGMCKNPRVVFIRADYWKSQPKKFCDYCKCWIADNRPIKKKSLEKAKEEENMSKEFAAMEEAAMKAYQEDMKRLGIKPGNDVGSSSTQSKMQSNTVETKGKKEKKEKKEKKEKKKKTSQDASMPPKIDTKEWVQGLSPEGYTYYYNTKTGESQWEKPKGFQGNSQNSQTGAEWVEGVTEDGHTYYYNTQTGVSTWEKPDGFVSSSNEKGQRDKPAETASESDSEDSENEAESPETNFKRKGDNGEESEEGKKSPKAKKLSPYGKWREVKSEETVDKEESTSASQETSSDGSNKTNPYGKWKALKEVGEEQEEEEEAGEKVDLELPSTESDNVAAPVLEDPEEETVIFREKTVTSLGDLTEGVPTFKKRKFENGKSRNLRQRLSDQ is encoded by the exons ATGTTAATACCTGACCACGTGTGGAGGAGGGGGATGTGTAAAAATCCCCGTGTGGTTTTTATTAG ggCCGATTACTGGAAATCTCAGCCTAAAAAATTCTGCGATTACTGCAAGTGCTGGATAGCAGACAACAGACCT attaaaaagaaaagcttggaaaaggcaaaagaagaagaaaacatgtCAAAAGAATTTGCAGCAATGGAGGAGGCTGCAATGAAAGCATATCAAGAGGATATGAAAAGGCTTGGAATTAAGCCAGGTA ATGATGTAGGTTCCAGTTCAACACAGAGTAAAATGCAGAGCAACACAGTGGAaactaaaggaaagaaagaaaagaaagagaagaaagaaaagaaagaaaagaaaaaaaagacatctcAGGATGCCTCAATGCCACCAAAAATTGATACGAAGGAGTGGGTGCAAGGATTATCTCCTGAAGGCTATACATACTACTACAACACAAAAACTGGAG aatcACAGTGGGAGAAACCTAAAGGATTCCAAGGCAACTCTCAAAACTCACAAACG GGAGCAGAGTGGGTAGAAGGTGTCACTGAAGATGGTCATACCTATTACTATAACACACAAACTGGAG TATCCACATGGGAGAAACCGGatggttttgtttcctcttcAAATGAGAAGGGTCAGCGTGACAAGCCTGCTGAAACAGCGTCTGAATCAGACTCAGAAGATAGTGAGAATGAAGCAGAGAGTCCAGAAACAAACTTCAAG agGAAAGGAGATAATGGTGAAGAatcagaggaagggaaaaaatctcCTAAAGCTAAAAAGTTAAGCCCTTATGGGAAATGGCGAGAAGTTAAGTCAGAAGAAACCGTGGATAAAGAGGAGAGTACATCAGCTTCCCAAGAAACCTCTAGTGATGGATCTAACAAGACCAACCCTTACGGAAAATGGAAAGCACTTAAGGAAGTAGGGGAAgaacaagaagaagaagaagaagcagg TGAAAAAGTGGACCTGGAGCTTCCAAGTACAGAGAGTGACAATGTGGCAGCCCCAGTGCTAGAGGATCCAGAAGAGGAAACAGTGATATTTAGGGAGAAGACAGTCACCTCCCTTGGAGACCTGACAGAAGGGGTGCCTACATTTAAGAAGAGGAaatttgaaaatggaaaatctAGAAACTTAAGACAAAGACTAAGTGATCAATAA
- the WBP4 gene encoding WW domain-binding protein 4 isoform X1, with translation MLIPDHVWRRGMCKNPRVVFIRADYWKSQPKKFCDYCKCWIADNRPSIEFHERGKNHKENVAKRISEIKKKSLEKAKEEENMSKEFAAMEEAAMKAYQEDMKRLGIKPGNDVGSSSTQSKMQSNTVETKGKKEKKEKKEKKEKKKKTSQDASMPPKIDTKEWVQGLSPEGYTYYYNTKTGESQWEKPKGFQGNSQNSQTGAEWVEGVTEDGHTYYYNTQTGVSTWEKPDGFVSSSNEKGQRDKPAETASESDSEDSENEAESPETNFKRKGDNGEESEEGKKSPKAKKLSPYGKWREVKSEETVDKEESTSASQETSSDGSNKTNPYGKWKALKEVGEEQEEEEEAGEKVDLELPSTESDNVAAPVLEDPEEETVIFREKTVTSLGDLTEGVPTFKKRKFENGKSRNLRQRLSDQ, from the exons ATGTTAATACCTGACCACGTGTGGAGGAGGGGGATGTGTAAAAATCCCCGTGTGGTTTTTATTAG ggCCGATTACTGGAAATCTCAGCCTAAAAAATTCTGCGATTACTGCAAGTGCTGGATAGCAGACAACAGACCT AGCATTGAGTTTCATGAAAGAGGAAAGAATCATAAAGAAAATGTGGCAAAAAGAATTAGTGAG attaaaaagaaaagcttggaaaaggcaaaagaagaagaaaacatgtCAAAAGAATTTGCAGCAATGGAGGAGGCTGCAATGAAAGCATATCAAGAGGATATGAAAAGGCTTGGAATTAAGCCAGGTA ATGATGTAGGTTCCAGTTCAACACAGAGTAAAATGCAGAGCAACACAGTGGAaactaaaggaaagaaagaaaagaaagagaagaaagaaaagaaagaaaagaaaaaaaagacatctcAGGATGCCTCAATGCCACCAAAAATTGATACGAAGGAGTGGGTGCAAGGATTATCTCCTGAAGGCTATACATACTACTACAACACAAAAACTGGAG aatcACAGTGGGAGAAACCTAAAGGATTCCAAGGCAACTCTCAAAACTCACAAACG GGAGCAGAGTGGGTAGAAGGTGTCACTGAAGATGGTCATACCTATTACTATAACACACAAACTGGAG TATCCACATGGGAGAAACCGGatggttttgtttcctcttcAAATGAGAAGGGTCAGCGTGACAAGCCTGCTGAAACAGCGTCTGAATCAGACTCAGAAGATAGTGAGAATGAAGCAGAGAGTCCAGAAACAAACTTCAAG agGAAAGGAGATAATGGTGAAGAatcagaggaagggaaaaaatctcCTAAAGCTAAAAAGTTAAGCCCTTATGGGAAATGGCGAGAAGTTAAGTCAGAAGAAACCGTGGATAAAGAGGAGAGTACATCAGCTTCCCAAGAAACCTCTAGTGATGGATCTAACAAGACCAACCCTTACGGAAAATGGAAAGCACTTAAGGAAGTAGGGGAAgaacaagaagaagaagaagaagcagg TGAAAAAGTGGACCTGGAGCTTCCAAGTACAGAGAGTGACAATGTGGCAGCCCCAGTGCTAGAGGATCCAGAAGAGGAAACAGTGATATTTAGGGAGAAGACAGTCACCTCCCTTGGAGACCTGACAGAAGGGGTGCCTACATTTAAGAAGAGGAaatttgaaaatggaaaatctAGAAACTTAAGACAAAGACTAAGTGATCAATAA
- the WBP4 gene encoding WW domain-binding protein 4 isoform X2: protein MLIPDHVWRRGMCKNPRVVFIRADYWKSQPKKFCDYCKCWIADNRPSIEFHERGKNHKENVAKRISEIKKKSLEKAKEEENMSKEFAAMEEAAMKAYQEDMKRLGIKPDDVGSSSTQSKMQSNTVETKGKKEKKEKKEKKEKKKKTSQDASMPPKIDTKEWVQGLSPEGYTYYYNTKTGESQWEKPKGFQGNSQNSQTGAEWVEGVTEDGHTYYYNTQTGVSTWEKPDGFVSSSNEKGQRDKPAETASESDSEDSENEAESPETNFKRKGDNGEESEEGKKSPKAKKLSPYGKWREVKSEETVDKEESTSASQETSSDGSNKTNPYGKWKALKEVGEEQEEEEEAGEKVDLELPSTESDNVAAPVLEDPEEETVIFREKTVTSLGDLTEGVPTFKKRKFENGKSRNLRQRLSDQ from the exons ATGTTAATACCTGACCACGTGTGGAGGAGGGGGATGTGTAAAAATCCCCGTGTGGTTTTTATTAG ggCCGATTACTGGAAATCTCAGCCTAAAAAATTCTGCGATTACTGCAAGTGCTGGATAGCAGACAACAGACCT AGCATTGAGTTTCATGAAAGAGGAAAGAATCATAAAGAAAATGTGGCAAAAAGAATTAGTGAG attaaaaagaaaagcttggaaaaggcaaaagaagaagaaaacatgtCAAAAGAATTTGCAGCAATGGAGGAGGCTGCAATGAAAGCATATCAAGAGGATATGAAAAGGCTTGGAATTAAGCCAG ATGATGTAGGTTCCAGTTCAACACAGAGTAAAATGCAGAGCAACACAGTGGAaactaaaggaaagaaagaaaagaaagagaagaaagaaaagaaagaaaagaaaaaaaagacatctcAGGATGCCTCAATGCCACCAAAAATTGATACGAAGGAGTGGGTGCAAGGATTATCTCCTGAAGGCTATACATACTACTACAACACAAAAACTGGAG aatcACAGTGGGAGAAACCTAAAGGATTCCAAGGCAACTCTCAAAACTCACAAACG GGAGCAGAGTGGGTAGAAGGTGTCACTGAAGATGGTCATACCTATTACTATAACACACAAACTGGAG TATCCACATGGGAGAAACCGGatggttttgtttcctcttcAAATGAGAAGGGTCAGCGTGACAAGCCTGCTGAAACAGCGTCTGAATCAGACTCAGAAGATAGTGAGAATGAAGCAGAGAGTCCAGAAACAAACTTCAAG agGAAAGGAGATAATGGTGAAGAatcagaggaagggaaaaaatctcCTAAAGCTAAAAAGTTAAGCCCTTATGGGAAATGGCGAGAAGTTAAGTCAGAAGAAACCGTGGATAAAGAGGAGAGTACATCAGCTTCCCAAGAAACCTCTAGTGATGGATCTAACAAGACCAACCCTTACGGAAAATGGAAAGCACTTAAGGAAGTAGGGGAAgaacaagaagaagaagaagaagcagg TGAAAAAGTGGACCTGGAGCTTCCAAGTACAGAGAGTGACAATGTGGCAGCCCCAGTGCTAGAGGATCCAGAAGAGGAAACAGTGATATTTAGGGAGAAGACAGTCACCTCCCTTGGAGACCTGACAGAAGGGGTGCCTACATTTAAGAAGAGGAaatttgaaaatggaaaatctAGAAACTTAAGACAAAGACTAAGTGATCAATAA
- the WBP4 gene encoding WW domain-binding protein 4 isoform X5, giving the protein MSKEFAAMEEAAMKAYQEDMKRLGIKPGNDVGSSSTQSKMQSNTVETKGKKEKKEKKEKKEKKKKTSQDASMPPKIDTKEWVQGLSPEGYTYYYNTKTGESQWEKPKGFQGNSQNSQTGAEWVEGVTEDGHTYYYNTQTGVSTWEKPDGFVSSSNEKGQRDKPAETASESDSEDSENEAESPETNFKRKGDNGEESEEGKKSPKAKKLSPYGKWREVKSEETVDKEESTSASQETSSDGSNKTNPYGKWKALKEVGEEQEEEEEAGEKVDLELPSTESDNVAAPVLEDPEEETVIFREKTVTSLGDLTEGVPTFKKRKFENGKSRNLRQRLSDQ; this is encoded by the exons atgtCAAAAGAATTTGCAGCAATGGAGGAGGCTGCAATGAAAGCATATCAAGAGGATATGAAAAGGCTTGGAATTAAGCCAGGTA ATGATGTAGGTTCCAGTTCAACACAGAGTAAAATGCAGAGCAACACAGTGGAaactaaaggaaagaaagaaaagaaagagaagaaagaaaagaaagaaaagaaaaaaaagacatctcAGGATGCCTCAATGCCACCAAAAATTGATACGAAGGAGTGGGTGCAAGGATTATCTCCTGAAGGCTATACATACTACTACAACACAAAAACTGGAG aatcACAGTGGGAGAAACCTAAAGGATTCCAAGGCAACTCTCAAAACTCACAAACG GGAGCAGAGTGGGTAGAAGGTGTCACTGAAGATGGTCATACCTATTACTATAACACACAAACTGGAG TATCCACATGGGAGAAACCGGatggttttgtttcctcttcAAATGAGAAGGGTCAGCGTGACAAGCCTGCTGAAACAGCGTCTGAATCAGACTCAGAAGATAGTGAGAATGAAGCAGAGAGTCCAGAAACAAACTTCAAG agGAAAGGAGATAATGGTGAAGAatcagaggaagggaaaaaatctcCTAAAGCTAAAAAGTTAAGCCCTTATGGGAAATGGCGAGAAGTTAAGTCAGAAGAAACCGTGGATAAAGAGGAGAGTACATCAGCTTCCCAAGAAACCTCTAGTGATGGATCTAACAAGACCAACCCTTACGGAAAATGGAAAGCACTTAAGGAAGTAGGGGAAgaacaagaagaagaagaagaagcagg TGAAAAAGTGGACCTGGAGCTTCCAAGTACAGAGAGTGACAATGTGGCAGCCCCAGTGCTAGAGGATCCAGAAGAGGAAACAGTGATATTTAGGGAGAAGACAGTCACCTCCCTTGGAGACCTGACAGAAGGGGTGCCTACATTTAAGAAGAGGAaatttgaaaatggaaaatctAGAAACTTAAGACAAAGACTAAGTGATCAATAA